A stretch of the Macaca mulatta isolate MMU2019108-1 chromosome 14, T2T-MMU8v2.0, whole genome shotgun sequence genome encodes the following:
- the SAA2 gene encoding amyloid protein A gives MKLLTGLVFCSLVLGVSSRSWFSFLGEAYDGARDMWRAYSDMKEANYKNSDKYFHARGNYDAAQRGPGGVWAAEVISDARENIQKLLGHGAEDTLADQAANEWGRSGKDPNHFRPAGLPEKY, from the exons ATGAAGCTTCTCACGGGCCTGGTTTTCTGCTCCTTGGTCCTGGGTGTCAGCAGCCGAAGCTGGTTTTCCTTCCTTGGTGAGGCTTATGACG GGGCTCGGGACATGTGGAGAGCCTACTCTGACATGAAAGAAGCCAATTACAAAAATTCAGACAAATACTTCCATGCTAGGGGGAACTATGATGCTGCCCAACGGGGACCTGGGGGTGTCTGGGCCGCAGAAGTGATCAG TGATGCCAGAGAGAATATCCAGAAACTCCTGGGCCATGGTGCGGAGGACACACTGGCTGATCAGGCTGCTAATGAATGGGGCAGGAGTGGCAAAGACCCCAATCACTTCCGACCTGCTGGCCTGCCTGAGAAGTACTGA
- the SAA4 gene encoding uncharacterized protein SAA4 isoform X1 yields the protein MRLFTGIVFCSLVMGVTSENWFSFFKEALQGAGDLGRAYWNVLTSSHQNSKRYFYAQGNYDAAERGPGGVWAAKLISTESTSGLRTLPKKIDSLLPLSMSFPASSQSFLGWEKRRELAGGAISAALYWRTRSPMRKLRNGAGVAKTLIASDLTARLRTTELPAPLLSGNWAVSHTLLPPDRDTGSLSLVSPGTGIGHLEVFNKCLSN from the exons ATGAGGCTTTTCACAGGCATTGTTTTCTGCTCCTTGGTCATGGGAGTCACCAGTGAAAACTGGTTTTCGTTTTTCAAGGAGGCTCTCCAAG gggctggggactTGGGTAGAGCCTATTGGAATGTGTTGACATCCAGTCACCAGAATTCAAAGAGATATTTCTATGCTCAGGGAAACTATGATGCTGCCGAAAGAGGACCTGGGGGTGTCTGGGCTGCTAAACTGATCAG TACAGAAAGTACCAGCGGACTTAGGACTTTGCCCAAGAAGATTGATAGCCTTCTTCCCCTTTCCATGAGTTTTCCAGCCTCCTCTCAGTCGTTCCTTGGgtgggagaagaggagggagtTAGCAGGTGGAGCTATCTCAG CAGCACTGTATTGGAGGACTCGAAGTCCAATGAGAAAGCTGAGGAATGGGGCCGGAGTGGCAAAGACCCTGATCGCTTCAGACCTGACGGCACGCCTAAGAACGACTGAGCTTCCTGCTCCTCTGCTCTCCGGCAACTGGGCTGTGAGCCACACACTTCTCCCCCCAGACAGGGACACAGGTTCACTGAGCTTGGTGTCCCCAGGAACTGGTATAGGGCACCTagaggtgttcaataaatgtttgtcaaattGA
- the SAA4 gene encoding serum amyloid A-4 protein isoform X2, protein MRLFTGIVFCSLVMGVTSENWFSFFKEALQGAGDLGRAYWNVLTSSHQNSKRYFYAQGNYDAAERGPGGVWAAKLISSTRVYLQGFLDYYLFGNSSTVLEDSKSNEKAEEWGRSGKDPDRFRPDGTPKND, encoded by the exons ATGAGGCTTTTCACAGGCATTGTTTTCTGCTCCTTGGTCATGGGAGTCACCAGTGAAAACTGGTTTTCGTTTTTCAAGGAGGCTCTCCAAG gggctggggactTGGGTAGAGCCTATTGGAATGTGTTGACATCCAGTCACCAGAATTCAAAGAGATATTTCTATGCTCAGGGAAACTATGATGCTGCCGAAAGAGGACCTGGGGGTGTCTGGGCTGCTAAACTGATCAG CAGTACCAGGGTCTATCTTCAGGGATTTTTAGACTATTATTTATTTGGAAACAGCAGCACTGTATTGGAGGACTCGAAGTCCAATGAGAAAGCTGAGGAATGGGGCCGGAGTGGCAAAGACCCTGATCGCTTCAGACCTGACGGCACGCCTAAGAACGACTGA
- the SAA4 gene encoding serum amyloid A-4 protein isoform X3: MRLFTGIVFCSLVMGVTSENWFSFFKEALQGAGDLGRAYWNVLTSSHQNSKRYFYAQGNYDAAERGPGGVWAAKLISSTVLEDSKSNEKAEEWGRSGKDPDRFRPDGTPKND, translated from the exons ATGAGGCTTTTCACAGGCATTGTTTTCTGCTCCTTGGTCATGGGAGTCACCAGTGAAAACTGGTTTTCGTTTTTCAAGGAGGCTCTCCAAG gggctggggactTGGGTAGAGCCTATTGGAATGTGTTGACATCCAGTCACCAGAATTCAAAGAGATATTTCTATGCTCAGGGAAACTATGATGCTGCCGAAAGAGGACCTGGGGGTGTCTGGGCTGCTAAACTGATCAG CAGCACTGTATTGGAGGACTCGAAGTCCAATGAGAAAGCTGAGGAATGGGGCCGGAGTGGCAAAGACCCTGATCGCTTCAGACCTGACGGCACGCCTAAGAACGACTGA